The genomic DNA ATGAACACGGCAAACGCGCTGAACATCCCGGAGGACGAGCGGATCATCCTGCCCCAAGGGGTCATCGACGGCGATCCGCGCCTGTTTGTCAATCCAGCCGCGACCGGCGGCAAGCGGCTCATCGCCTGGCCCGGCTACTGCCACATCCACGAGGAATTCTCCCTGCACACCATAGCCGAACTGCGCACCAAGGATCCGGCCATCAGGATCGTGGTCCATCCGGAATGCGATCCTGCCGTGGTCAAGGCTGCTGACGGCAACGGCTCCACCACCTTTCTCATCAACTATGCCGCACAGGCCCCGGCAGGCTCCATCATCTATATCGGCACCGAGGCCAACCTCGTCTCGCGGCTGGCCGCCCGGTTCCCGGACAAGACCATCAGGCCCCTGTCCTTGAGCCTGTGCGAGGATATGGGCAAGATCACCACGGACAAGCTGGCCGCCCTGCTCCGAGACATTGACAGCGCCCGGCCCGTGGAGGTGGCGGACGAGATCAGGGAACCCGCCCGACTCGCCCTTGAGCGCATGCTTGAGGCATGCCGCTAGCAGGCTGTTTAAAAACGTCCGATTTGAACAGCCTGCGAAAATGCTTTTTTTCAACGGTCTGCTAGGCCGACGTGCCCGGATCGCCCGCGGACATGGCTTGAGTTTTTCCCGCGACTGGCGCACGATACTGCCTTGATCCGCCCCATGGGGCGAGCCTTCAACTTTCAGCCAAGCGAGCGAGCGTTCCATGCCTGAAACCGCCAATTCCCTCCGCCTGACCTGCGACGCCCTGGTCATCGGCTCCGGCATCGCCGGATCCGTGGCCGCCCTGACCCTGGCCGACCAGGGCATGGATGTCATCGTCGCCACAGCCGGGGACAACCTGACCCGCGGCAACACGGCCCTGGCCCAGGGGGGCATCGTGTTCAGGAGCGAGGACGACGATCCCAAGACGCTGGAACACGACATCCGCATAGCGGGCTGGGACTACAATTATGGCCGCGCCGTGCGCTTTTTGTGCCGCAGGGGGCCGGAAGTGCTCCAGGAGCTGTTCCTGGACAAGTACGACATCTCCTTCAACCAGCGAAAGCCCGGCGACTGGTATCTGACCAAGGAGGGCGGCCACTCCCTGGCGCGCATCCTCTACTGCGACGACCACACCGGCAAAAACATCATCGACACCCTGAGCGCCCATATCGAGCGCCACCCCAATATCCGGGTGCTCACCCGGCACACGGCCATTGACCTGCTGACCACCCAGCATCACGCCAAACATCCGGATTTCAAGTATAATCTTACAAACCGGTGTGTGGGCGCATACTGCCTCAACGAGATCAGTTCCAGGGTCGAGACCATCCTGGCGAAAACAACCCTGCTGGCCACAGGCGGCGTCGGGCAGGTCTACCTGCACACCACCAATACCTCCGGCTCCATCGGCTCCGGCCTGGCCATGGCCTACCGCGCCGGAGTGCGGCTCATGAACTGCGAATACGTCCAGTTTCACCCCACGGCCCTGTACGGCGGCTCCCGGCGCGGCGAGCGGCGCTTCCTCGTCTCCGAGGCGGTACGCGGCGAGGGCGCTGTCCTGGTCAACGGCCAGGGCGAACGGTTCATGCCCAAGCATGATGCCAGGGCCGATCTCGCCCCGCGCGACATCGTCACCAGGGCAATCATGGAAGAGATGCTCCACTCGGGCGAGGACAGCGTCTACCTCGACACGTCGGGCATCAGGCATGACGTAAAAAAGCGATTTCCCACCATTTACGAATACTGCCAGCAGATCGGCGTGGACATGCGCCACGACCCGGTGCCCGTGGTTCCGGCGGCTCATTATTTTTGCGGCGGCATCATGGTGGACACCCACGGGCGCACCAGTCTCGACCACCTCTACGCGGCAGGGGAATGCAGCTGCACAGGTGTCCACGGCGCCAACCGGCTGGCCAGCACCTCGCTGCTCGAAGGGCTGCTGTGGGGCTACAGCGCGGCCATGGACATCGCCGCGCACACGACGCGCAACCTGGCGGCCCAGCGCAAGGTCAATGAAAACATCCCCGACTGGGTGGACCACGGATGCAAACTCAATGAAGACCCGGCCCTGATCGCCCAGGACTGGGCCAACATCCGCAACACCATGTGGAACTACGTCGGCATCTCGCGTACCGAGCGGCGGCTCATGCGGGCCTTCTCGGATCTGCGCAAGCTAACCAAGGATCTCCAGGACTTCTATTACGAGACCGTGCTCAGCAAATCCCTCATCGACCTCTTCCACGGTTCGCAGACGGCCTACATCATCACCCAGGCGGCCCTGCGCAACAGGCAGACCATGGGCTGCCATTTCCGGACCGATTAGTCCCTGGCGGGCCAAAAAACCGTTCGTCCACTCTCTGTTTGCCCCATTCAGGCCGCGCCCATTTGCCGCCAGGGCATCCCGGCGTCCAACCATGGGCATTTTTCCAGATACACCCTCCCCATTCCAGCTTTATCCCCAGGAAACCATTGTGGCACAACGATTATATAAAAAATCGTGAGAAAGTCTAGACTCTCCTCAAGCCTGAAATTTTCTGCAAGGGGTCAGAAAAACGCTGCGCAAACCATGTTGCGCGCCGCCGCGTGCGTACGCCGCAGTCTGCACACGCACGGGTGCGCATCCGTAAGGGTGTCGTGATGGGCTGGGGGGGCAGGCACCCTGGACAAGACGGCCTGACGGAGTCGGCCTGCAGAAGGCTGATGACTGTCTGCTACTTGCGCCAGAATTCGGGAACGAAAAGAACGATCACCGTATAGATTTCGAGCCTGCCCAGGACCATGCAGAAGGTCAGCGCCCACTTGGCGGTATCTGGCAGCCACGCGTAATTGTCCATGGGGCCAACTCCGCCGATGCCCGGACCGATGTTGCCGATGCAGGCCAGGGCCGAGGCAAAGGAGGTGACCACGTCCACCCCGGAGGCGGCCACCACCAGGGCGGCCAGGACAAAAAGCCCCAGCCACAGGATGAAGAATCCCCAGACGCCGCTCATGACGTCGTCCTGGACCACCACCCTGCCCATCTTGACCCGGCTCACGGCCCGGGGATGGATGAGCCGGAAAAGCTCCTTGTAGGAGTGCTTGAGCAGCAGCATGACGCGCATGACCTTCATGCCGCCCGCCGTGGACCCGGCACACCCGCCGACAAACATGCAAAACAGGAGGACGGCCTGGGCAAGCCCCGGCCACAGCTCATAATCCGCCGTGGCAAATCCCGTGGTGGTGATGATGGAGGCCACCTGGAAGGCGGCGTAACGCACGGCATCGCCTCCGCTGTCATAGTTGCCGCCGACCAGCACGGCCACGGTGACGATGATGACGAAAAACAGGACCATGCCCGCGAAGACCCGGAACTCCGGGTTCCTGATCAAGGCCGAGGGGTGCCACTTGAGCAGCAGGTAATGCAGGGAAAAATTGACGCCCGCAATGAGCATGAACACCGTGATGACCGTGTCGATGTACACGCTGTCAAAGGCGGCCACCGAGGCGTTGCGCGTGGAAAACCCGCCGGTGGCCATGGTGCCGAAGGTATGGCACAGCGCCTCGAACAGGTCCATGCCGCCGAACATCAGCAGGATAGTCTCGGCCACGCTGAAGACCAGATAGACCTTCCACAGGGTCATGGCCGTGTCCTTGATGCGCGGCTTGAGCTTGTCCGGCGACGGACCGGGCACCTCGGCCCGGTAGAGCTGCATGCCGCCAACCCCGAGAAACGGCAGGATGGCCAGGGACAGGACGATGATGCCCATGCCGCCCAGCCAGTGGGTCAGGCTGCGCCAGAACAGGATGCCGCGCGGCACGGCCTCGATATCCGCCAGCACGGTGGAACCGGTGGTGGTGAACCCGGAAAGCGACTCGAACACGCAATCAGCCACGGATTCGAAGGTGCCGCCCAGATAGAACGGCAGCCCGCCGAACACGCCCGCCGCAAACCAGCCCAGAGCCACGATGGCCATGCCTTCGCGGTGGGACATGGCCGCCCTGGACGCCGCAGGATCGCGGAAGGCGAAGAACACGAACGCGCCGGAGGCCACGGTGATGCCCAGGGACTCGGCCAGGGGCCAGGCCGAGCCGTCGTCGTAATACACGCCCCAGGCCAGGGGAAGG from Pseudodesulfovibrio aespoeensis Aspo-2 includes the following:
- the nadB gene encoding L-aspartate oxidase; this encodes MPETANSLRLTCDALVIGSGIAGSVAALTLADQGMDVIVATAGDNLTRGNTALAQGGIVFRSEDDDPKTLEHDIRIAGWDYNYGRAVRFLCRRGPEVLQELFLDKYDISFNQRKPGDWYLTKEGGHSLARILYCDDHTGKNIIDTLSAHIERHPNIRVLTRHTAIDLLTTQHHAKHPDFKYNLTNRCVGAYCLNEISSRVETILAKTTLLATGGVGQVYLHTTNTSGSIGSGLAMAYRAGVRLMNCEYVQFHPTALYGGSRRGERRFLVSEAVRGEGAVLVNGQGERFMPKHDARADLAPRDIVTRAIMEEMLHSGEDSVYLDTSGIRHDVKKRFPTIYEYCQQIGVDMRHDPVPVVPAAHYFCGGIMVDTHGRTSLDHLYAAGECSCTGVHGANRLASTSLLEGLLWGYSAAMDIAAHTTRNLAAQRKVNENIPDWVDHGCKLNEDPALIAQDWANIRNTMWNYVGISRTERRLMRAFSDLRKLTKDLQDFYYETVLSKSLIDLFHGSQTAYIITQAALRNRQTMGCHFRTD
- the nadA gene encoding quinolinate synthase NadA, encoding MENPAQEILAIKEAMGSRLAILGHHYQSDAVIALTDIQGDSLELSRRISDLDAEHIVFCGVFFMAESAAILRRPGQKIHIPDTTATCPMADMAEAGRVETTLNILQADGRTVIPLTYVNSSAAVKGVVGSHGGSVCTSANARTMLQWAMDQGDAVLFLPDKHLAMNTANALNIPEDERIILPQGVIDGDPRLFVNPAATGGKRLIAWPGYCHIHEEFSLHTIAELRTKDPAIRIVVHPECDPAVVKAADGNGSTTFLINYAAQAPAGSIIYIGTEANLVSRLAARFPDKTIRPLSLSLCEDMGKITTDKLAALLRDIDSARPVEVADEIREPARLALERMLEACR
- a CDS encoding TrkH family potassium uptake protein gives rise to the protein MRWRYVLHVIGALVACIGLTMILPLAWGVYYDDGSAWPLAESLGITVASGAFVFFAFRDPAASRAAMSHREGMAIVALGWFAAGVFGGLPFYLGGTFESVADCVFESLSGFTTTGSTVLADIEAVPRGILFWRSLTHWLGGMGIIVLSLAILPFLGVGGMQLYRAEVPGPSPDKLKPRIKDTAMTLWKVYLVFSVAETILLMFGGMDLFEALCHTFGTMATGGFSTRNASVAAFDSVYIDTVITVFMLIAGVNFSLHYLLLKWHPSALIRNPEFRVFAGMVLFFVIIVTVAVLVGGNYDSGGDAVRYAAFQVASIITTTGFATADYELWPGLAQAVLLFCMFVGGCAGSTAGGMKVMRVMLLLKHSYKELFRLIHPRAVSRVKMGRVVVQDDVMSGVWGFFILWLGLFVLAALVVAASGVDVVTSFASALACIGNIGPGIGGVGPMDNYAWLPDTAKWALTFCMVLGRLEIYTVIVLFVPEFWRK